A DNA window from Maribellus comscasis contains the following coding sequences:
- a CDS encoding RagB/SusD family nutrient uptake outer membrane protein → MMKNIFKISLIVSFIMLIVSCESILDEDPPSSISLSSFYQTESDAIAGLYGAYSLVYNVSAGTAINYGELNADNLAISPIVSDAFSWDEFTYNSDVTGGLWSSCFSGINRSNEVILYTERIDINDGTKADIIAEAKALRAFYYFQLVRAMGGVPLYEEPTVGFDNIYAPRASEDEIYNVITRDLSNAVTELEETSSAGRINAYIASALLARVYLYRGDFQNALTYAQKVIDSGVYDLFDDYAAIFKPENDNGIEHIWQLQYLSGETNNTVPGNFGPRGIAGDYKNSFWANTVVGGGVAPSAEFVAESPQSYRKSATVADHYEHIDGVTGTITMEQVYGGAFPYYICKYDDREAELQSGENFTIIRYADILLMAAEALNEIEPSNNQKYTWINMIRERARNGVETDLPNLSGLSQDDFRTAVLEERRFELAFEGQRAWDLKRRGLFLETMRAQGKTVEDYMLLFPVPDAQIKLNPNLEQNTGWE, encoded by the coding sequence ATGATGAAAAATATATTCAAAATAAGCTTAATTGTTTCATTCATAATGTTAATCGTTTCATGTGAAAGTATTCTGGATGAAGATCCGCCAAGTTCTATTAGTCTGTCCAGTTTTTATCAGACAGAAAGCGATGCGATTGCCGGATTATACGGGGCCTACAGTCTTGTCTATAATGTTTCTGCCGGTACGGCTATCAATTATGGAGAATTAAATGCCGACAATTTAGCCATTTCACCCATCGTTTCCGATGCATTTTCCTGGGACGAGTTTACATACAACAGTGATGTAACAGGAGGTCTTTGGTCAAGCTGTTTTTCAGGTATAAACAGGTCAAATGAAGTAATTCTGTATACAGAAAGAATTGATATAAATGACGGAACAAAGGCCGATATTATTGCAGAGGCCAAAGCTTTAAGGGCCTTTTATTATTTTCAATTGGTTCGTGCGATGGGAGGAGTGCCATTGTATGAAGAACCAACGGTTGGATTTGATAATATATACGCACCGCGTGCAAGCGAAGATGAAATATACAACGTAATTACACGTGATTTAAGTAACGCAGTTACAGAACTTGAAGAAACAAGTTCAGCTGGAAGAATTAATGCTTATATTGCAAGCGCGCTGCTCGCAAGGGTTTACTTGTACAGAGGAGATTTTCAGAACGCATTAACATATGCACAAAAAGTAATTGACTCCGGGGTGTATGATCTTTTTGATGATTACGCTGCCATTTTTAAACCTGAGAATGACAATGGCATTGAACATATCTGGCAGTTACAGTATTTAAGCGGAGAAACCAATAACACTGTCCCAGGAAACTTTGGCCCGAGAGGAATTGCGGGTGATTATAAAAACTCCTTCTGGGCCAATACAGTTGTTGGAGGAGGTGTTGCTCCTTCTGCTGAGTTTGTGGCAGAAAGTCCTCAATCCTACCGAAAATCTGCAACCGTTGCCGATCACTATGAGCACATTGATGGTGTTACAGGAACCATAACGATGGAACAGGTATACGGCGGAGCCTTTCCGTATTATATATGCAAATACGATGATCGGGAAGCTGAATTACAATCAGGTGAAAATTTTACAATCATCAGGTACGCTGACATTTTATTGATGGCGGCAGAAGCATTGAATGAAATTGAGCCATCGAATAATCAGAAATATACCTGGATTAATATGATTAGAGAAAGAGCCAGAAATGGTGTAGAGACAGATCTTCCTAATCTGTCAGGATTATCTCAGGATGACTTCAGGACTGCTGTACTTGAGGAACGAAGATTTGAACTGGCATTTGAAGGGCAGAGAGCCTGGGATTTAAAAAGAAGAGGTTTATTTCTGGAGACCATGAGAGCGCAGGGAAAAACAGTTGAAGACTACATGCTGCTGTTTCCTGTTCCTGATGCACAAATCAAACTAAATCCAAATCTGGAACAAAATACCGGGTGGGAGTAA
- a CDS encoding sulfatase-like hydrolase/transferase translates to MPSKSLLNIILLALPVVTIILRPTLGIAQNKPNILFILTDDLGKEWVSSYGAEEIKTPNIDNLAETGLMFENFYSTPQCTPTRVSLMTGQYPFRNGWINHWDVPRWGGGAHFDWNKNPGIARIMQSAGYKTAAAGKWQINDFRVQPEAMVSHGFDDYCMWTGYETGNPASAERYWDPYIHTKEGSKTCKGRFGEDIFSDFLIDFMKKNKDEPLFLYYAMCLTHTPFTNTPAEPDVTEKYDCHKAMVRYMDFCVGKLTKALDDLGIRENTIIIYTTDNGTTGAITGRMNGREVQGGKTKTTENGICEPFVVNCPGLVPSGKATDALGDLTDILPTCAELGGAELPQNFVFDGISLADVILGKTSDSKRKWIMAMGGNGNGSAGALSEKGLENQYRFRDRVVRDKEYKLFVSTERKPEKLISILDDPGEKNNLLQSNNPNVKAAYEKLWNVVLSFPEQDNDPHYVALPKEPWDKEVTVKSQIWKK, encoded by the coding sequence ATGCCGTCAAAAAGTCTTTTAAATATAATTCTATTGGCCCTGCCTGTTGTTACCATAATTCTTCGGCCAACTTTAGGAATTGCCCAAAACAAACCCAACATACTATTTATTCTTACAGATGATTTGGGAAAAGAATGGGTAAGCTCGTATGGTGCGGAAGAAATCAAAACACCAAATATTGATAACCTGGCCGAAACCGGATTGATGTTTGAAAATTTTTACTCCACACCTCAGTGTACGCCAACCAGGGTATCATTAATGACAGGTCAGTACCCGTTTCGTAACGGGTGGATTAATCATTGGGATGTTCCCCGTTGGGGAGGCGGAGCGCATTTTGACTGGAATAAAAACCCAGGCATTGCGCGCATCATGCAATCAGCAGGTTATAAAACGGCTGCAGCTGGAAAGTGGCAAATCAATGATTTTAGGGTACAACCTGAAGCAATGGTTTCGCATGGTTTCGACGATTATTGTATGTGGACAGGTTATGAAACCGGCAATCCTGCGAGTGCAGAAAGATATTGGGACCCATATATCCACACAAAAGAAGGAAGTAAAACCTGTAAAGGCCGGTTTGGCGAGGATATCTTCTCCGACTTTCTGATTGATTTTATGAAGAAAAACAAGGACGAACCCCTGTTTTTATATTATGCCATGTGTCTGACGCATACCCCTTTTACAAACACACCGGCAGAACCTGATGTAACGGAAAAGTACGACTGTCATAAAGCCATGGTCAGATATATGGATTTCTGTGTTGGTAAGTTGACCAAAGCTTTGGATGACCTGGGAATACGGGAGAATACGATTATTATTTATACCACTGACAACGGTACCACGGGTGCAATTACCGGCCGTATGAACGGACGAGAAGTTCAGGGGGGTAAAACCAAAACCACTGAAAACGGGATATGTGAACCCTTTGTTGTTAATTGCCCCGGGCTGGTTCCTTCAGGAAAAGCCACCGATGCTTTGGGAGATTTAACCGATATTCTGCCGACCTGTGCAGAATTGGGAGGAGCTGAGCTACCCCAAAATTTTGTTTTTGATGGTATATCGCTGGCTGATGTTATTTTGGGAAAAACTTCAGATTCGAAACGCAAATGGATTATGGCCATGGGAGGCAATGGCAACGGTTCGGCAGGCGCCCTCTCGGAAAAAGGATTGGAAAACCAATACCGCTTCAGAGACCGGGTTGTTCGCGACAAAGAATATAAACTGTTTGTGTCGACGGAGAGAAAACCGGAGAAATTGATTTCCATATTGGATGATCCCGGGGAAAAAAATAATCTGCTTCAAAGTAATAATCCAAACGTAAAAGCAGCTTACGAAAAATTATGGAATGTTGTTTTATCATTTCCTGAACAAGACAACGATCCTCATTATGTGGCTTTACCGAAAGAACCGTGGGATAAAGAAGTAACGGTAAAAAGTCAGATCTGGAAAAAATAG
- a CDS encoding alpha-L-fucosidase: MVKYIVVNVFLVLGLSGFCQVPSYLKEYKKEYKKDPRTANLNWFQDAQFGMFIHYGLYSQLGKGEWVQLLDTIPLDNYVKLKDKFTASGFDADFIVKLAKKAGMKYITITSKHHEGFCLFKTKETDYNSVEAPAHRDLIGELADACEKEGLGLFLYYSYAADWHHPYFYSREAGWNSARPAYKTKPKTYLYQKPEDFRKYVDYVHAQLKELLTQYPTIAGIWFDPIMGFYANPDVFPIDETYTLIRKLSPHALISFKQGANGDEDFMAPERSGNATVGEKYPVAKVAYEKNKNKPKEVCNTMQPHIPGFHGGATWGYNKAIDGHHLKAEDVKKLLEDAQANHYNLLLNIGPLPDGSVHPEDIETLSNLKK; this comes from the coding sequence ATGGTTAAATATATAGTTGTTAACGTATTTTTAGTTTTAGGCTTGTCTGGGTTTTGTCAGGTGCCTTCCTATTTAAAAGAGTATAAAAAGGAGTACAAAAAAGACCCCCGTACTGCCAACCTGAATTGGTTTCAGGATGCCCAATTTGGTATGTTTATTCATTACGGACTGTACAGTCAGTTGGGCAAAGGAGAATGGGTGCAATTGCTGGATACAATTCCCCTGGACAACTACGTCAAACTCAAGGATAAATTTACAGCTTCCGGTTTTGATGCTGATTTTATTGTTAAATTGGCAAAAAAAGCAGGCATGAAGTATATTACGATAACTTCAAAACACCACGAAGGATTTTGCCTTTTTAAAACAAAAGAAACGGATTATAACAGTGTTGAGGCTCCGGCCCATCGCGATTTGATTGGTGAGCTGGCTGACGCCTGTGAAAAAGAAGGACTGGGACTGTTCCTCTATTATTCTTATGCTGCCGATTGGCACCATCCTTATTTCTATTCACGAGAGGCTGGATGGAACAGTGCGCGTCCGGCTTATAAAACAAAACCCAAAACATATCTTTATCAAAAGCCCGAAGACTTTCGTAAATATGTGGATTATGTGCATGCCCAGTTAAAAGAATTGCTTACCCAATATCCGACGATTGCAGGTATTTGGTTTGACCCGATTATGGGTTTTTATGCCAATCCCGACGTTTTTCCAATCGACGAAACTTATACATTAATCCGAAAACTGTCCCCTCATGCATTAATTTCATTTAAACAGGGGGCCAATGGCGATGAAGATTTTATGGCTCCCGAACGTAGCGGAAATGCTACCGTTGGAGAAAAATATCCGGTTGCAAAAGTAGCTTACGAGAAAAATAAAAATAAACCGAAAGAGGTTTGTAACACAATGCAACCTCACATCCCCGGGTTTCACGGAGGCGCAACCTGGGGTTACAACAAAGCAATCGATGGACACCATTTAAAAGCTGAAGATGTAAAAAAACTGTTGGAAGACGCGCAGGCGAATCATTACAATCTTTTGCTCAACATCGGGCCTTTACCTGACGGATCGGTTCATCCTGAAGATATTGAAACACTATCAAACTTAAAAAAATAG
- a CDS encoding sulfatase-like hydrolase/transferase, with protein sequence MKHSSLFSVLLLLLLGFFSGCNTEKEPAKEKTKPNILFLFADDQRADAIGCANNTNIQTPNIDKLAETGVRFTNNYVMGGHHGAICAPSRAMLMSGKSLFHVYDHLEGVHTMPMHFAENGYETFGTGKWHNGANTFEASFQNGKNVFIGGMSNHFQVPCRDLGADGKLSEPVKKGFSTDLFADAALGFLDSYAKGTREKPFFCYVAFTAPHDPRSPREDYIGMYPDESIPLPGNFKKLHPFEFDNLNIRDETLAPWPRTPEIIQASLADYYALISHLDKRVGDIVEMLKKENLYENTIVVYAADNGLAVGSHGLLGKQNLYEHSTKVPLIMSGPGIPENEVRDALVYLYDIFPTLADLCGLPAPEGIDGKDLAPVLMGNEKAVRSSLYTVYRNTARAVRTDEWKLIRYPQRNYTQLFNLEKDPLEINNLAAIPEYKSRVNEMMQLLDEWYTATEDTATMQPNTILPLEYDYHKLKQTPDVHQPEYVLKKYFNITDE encoded by the coding sequence ATGAAACATTCATCATTATTTTCGGTATTACTACTTTTATTATTGGGATTTTTTTCAGGCTGCAATACAGAAAAGGAACCGGCGAAAGAAAAAACCAAACCCAATATACTTTTTCTTTTTGCTGATGATCAGCGGGCAGATGCGATAGGCTGTGCAAACAACACTAATATACAAACCCCTAACATTGACAAGCTGGCTGAAACAGGTGTTCGCTTTACCAATAACTATGTAATGGGAGGCCACCATGGTGCCATCTGTGCTCCCAGCCGCGCGATGTTAATGAGCGGGAAAAGCCTTTTTCACGTCTATGATCATCTTGAAGGTGTACATACCATGCCAATGCATTTTGCCGAAAATGGTTATGAAACTTTTGGAACCGGGAAATGGCACAATGGCGCCAATACATTTGAAGCCTCATTCCAAAACGGGAAGAATGTTTTTATAGGAGGTATGTCCAATCATTTTCAGGTTCCTTGCAGGGATTTGGGGGCTGATGGAAAACTTAGCGAGCCTGTAAAAAAAGGGTTTTCTACCGATTTGTTTGCTGATGCTGCCCTCGGGTTTCTGGATAGTTATGCAAAAGGAACCCGCGAAAAACCATTTTTCTGTTATGTGGCTTTTACAGCGCCACATGATCCCAGGTCGCCCCGCGAAGATTACATCGGAATGTACCCCGATGAATCGATTCCTCTGCCGGGGAATTTCAAAAAATTGCATCCTTTTGAATTTGACAACCTGAATATACGAGACGAAACGTTGGCCCCATGGCCACGAACACCTGAAATTATACAGGCTTCGCTGGCCGATTATTATGCGCTTATCAGTCACCTTGACAAAAGAGTGGGAGACATTGTGGAAATGCTGAAAAAGGAAAATCTGTATGAAAATACAATCGTTGTGTATGCCGCAGACAATGGCCTGGCAGTTGGCAGTCACGGTTTACTGGGCAAGCAAAACTTGTATGAACACAGTACAAAAGTACCGTTGATAATGAGTGGGCCTGGTATTCCTGAAAATGAAGTCCGCGATGCTTTGGTATATCTCTACGATATTTTTCCAACACTTGCTGATCTATGTGGCTTGCCCGCCCCGGAAGGGATCGACGGAAAAGATTTAGCCCCCGTTCTTATGGGGAATGAAAAGGCGGTGCGTAGTTCGTTGTATACGGTCTATCGTAATACGGCAAGGGCTGTCCGAACCGATGAGTGGAAATTAATCAGGTATCCGCAGCGGAATTATACACAATTGTTTAATCTGGAAAAAGACCCGCTGGAAATCAATAATCTGGCAGCAATTCCTGAATATAAATCCCGGGTAAATGAAATGATGCAATTACTGGATGAATGGTACACGGCAACTGAAGACACGGCCACCATGCAGCCGAATACCATTTTGCCTTTGGAATACGATTATCACAAGCTGAAACAAACACCGGATGTGCATCAGCCTGAATACGTTTTGAAAAAATACTTTAACATCACAGACGAATAG
- a CDS encoding sulfatase family protein: protein MKHTLFKQILLAMALFGALTAGAQKKPNIILIMADDLGWGDTGYNGNKVIKTPHLDQMAKEGVQFNRFYSACAVCSPTRASVLTGRNPYRMGVFTANAGILRPEEIALPELLKEEGYATAHFGKWHLGTLTHTEKDANRGETGNMREYNPPVLHGYDFAFVTESKVPTWDPMKKPVSGATREGWNYLKEGDEYTAYGTYYWDIDGNKITDNLDGDDSRVIMDRVLPFVEKAANNGTPFFTVVWFHSPHLPVVAGPKYRDMYPDQSDLMKNYAGCITALDEQIGRLRSFLKQKGVSENTMIWFCSDNGPEDGTPGNTGGFKERKRSLHEGGVRVPGILVWPDKIREHFETDIPCVTSDYLPTIMEALDINKNKVPYILDGTSLLPLLEGEMKERPAPIGFCFGNQVSWSDNQYKLYARNGAYELYDIKNDPFEEKDLHLKESSVFNDFRNRIHKFVVSCKHSFEGKEYGKVSFNKLKQDWKSPTDN, encoded by the coding sequence ATGAAACATACTTTATTTAAACAAATCCTCCTGGCGATGGCTCTTTTTGGAGCATTAACAGCCGGAGCTCAGAAAAAGCCAAATATTATTTTAATAATGGCCGATGATCTGGGATGGGGTGACACAGGATATAACGGAAATAAAGTGATTAAAACTCCTCATTTGGATCAAATGGCAAAAGAGGGAGTACAGTTTAACCGTTTTTATTCAGCATGTGCAGTATGTTCTCCAACGAGGGCAAGTGTTCTTACAGGCCGGAATCCCTACCGGATGGGAGTATTTACCGCCAATGCAGGTATTTTGCGCCCGGAAGAGATTGCTTTGCCAGAGCTGCTGAAAGAGGAAGGTTACGCTACTGCTCATTTTGGAAAATGGCATCTTGGTACACTCACACATACAGAGAAAGATGCCAACCGGGGAGAAACCGGAAACATGAGAGAATATAACCCGCCGGTTTTGCACGGTTACGATTTCGCTTTTGTCACCGAATCAAAGGTGCCAACCTGGGACCCAATGAAGAAACCCGTTTCCGGTGCCACCCGTGAAGGATGGAATTACCTGAAGGAAGGAGATGAATATACGGCTTACGGTACTTATTACTGGGATATTGATGGAAATAAAATTACAGATAACCTGGATGGAGATGATAGCAGGGTTATTATGGATCGCGTATTGCCTTTTGTTGAAAAGGCCGCAAACAACGGGACACCTTTTTTTACTGTTGTCTGGTTTCATTCACCACACCTGCCGGTAGTTGCCGGTCCGAAATACAGGGACATGTATCCCGACCAGAGTGATTTAATGAAAAATTATGCAGGTTGTATTACAGCACTGGATGAGCAGATTGGACGTTTGCGATCTTTTTTAAAACAAAAAGGGGTATCCGAAAATACCATGATTTGGTTTTGTAGTGACAATGGTCCGGAAGATGGAACTCCCGGGAATACCGGAGGTTTTAAGGAAAGAAAACGTTCGCTGCATGAGGGTGGCGTGCGTGTTCCCGGCATTTTGGTGTGGCCCGATAAAATCAGGGAGCATTTTGAAACCGATATTCCTTGTGTAACATCCGACTATTTGCCGACAATAATGGAGGCTCTTGACATAAACAAAAACAAAGTGCCCTACATACTTGACGGAACAAGCCTTTTGCCTTTGCTGGAAGGGGAAATGAAAGAGCGCCCGGCTCCCATTGGATTTTGTTTCGGGAACCAGGTAAGCTGGTCCGACAATCAATACAAGCTTTATGCACGTAACGGAGCATATGAGTTGTATGACATCAAAAATGACCCTTTTGAGGAAAAAGATTTACATTTGAAGGAATCTTCTGTTTTTAATGACTTCAGGAACAGGATCCATAAATTCGTTGTTTCCTGCAAACATAGTTTTGAAGGAAAAGAATACGGTAAAGTATCCTTTAATAAACTAAAACAAGACTGGAAAAGTCCAACAGATAATTAA
- a CDS encoding alpha-L-fucosidase, whose amino-acid sequence MKKLTTLILLGILIVNSAYSQEKIWNETPEQKKERLAWWTDARFGMFIHWGLYAQAARHEWVKNRERITTEEYQKYFEIFNPDLFDPADWAKKAKAAGMKYAVITSKHHEGFTMFDSKYTDYKVTNTPYSKDIIKEWVDAFRAEGLRIGFYYSLIDWHHPDYTIDSRHPQRVETKEEYDKLNKNRDMAVYREYMKNQVREILTSYGKIDILWLDFSFPGEFGKGRDDWGSVELIKMVRELQPGIIIDDRADLQDVDGGWDFMTPEQYKVDKWPEIDGKKIPWETCQTFSGSWGYYRDEYTWKDNKQLLGLLIESVSKGGNLLLNVGPTARGVFDERADVALEKMGEWMKFNSRSIYGCTQAPNEFEAPANSLLTYNPETNRLYIHLLDYPLQKLRLPGYKGKVKYAQFLHDASEIRISEPRQHNRGGDDHSTGDLDLSVPVAKPNVEIPVIELFLN is encoded by the coding sequence ATGAAAAAGCTAACAACCTTAATTTTACTTGGAATTCTCATCGTTAATTCCGCTTACTCACAGGAAAAAATTTGGAACGAAACGCCCGAACAAAAGAAAGAACGCCTGGCCTGGTGGACCGATGCCCGCTTTGGCATGTTCATCCACTGGGGATTGTATGCCCAGGCCGCCCGTCACGAGTGGGTAAAAAACCGGGAACGGATAACCACTGAAGAGTATCAGAAATATTTTGAAATTTTTAATCCCGATTTGTTTGATCCTGCCGATTGGGCCAAAAAAGCAAAAGCTGCCGGTATGAAATACGCGGTTATCACTTCAAAACATCATGAAGGATTTACGATGTTTGATTCAAAATATACTGATTACAAAGTAACCAATACCCCTTACAGCAAAGACATTATCAAAGAATGGGTGGATGCCTTTCGTGCCGAAGGATTGCGTATCGGATTTTACTATTCCCTTATCGACTGGCATCATCCCGACTATACGATAGACAGCCGCCACCCCCAAAGGGTTGAAACCAAAGAAGAATATGACAAGTTAAATAAAAATCGCGACATGGCTGTGTACCGCGAATACATGAAAAACCAGGTTCGTGAAATACTGACAAGCTATGGAAAAATAGATATCCTTTGGCTCGACTTTTCTTTTCCCGGAGAATTTGGAAAAGGACGCGACGATTGGGGCTCTGTTGAACTCATAAAAATGGTTCGCGAATTACAACCCGGAATAATCATTGACGACCGCGCCGATTTGCAGGATGTTGATGGCGGTTGGGATTTTATGACTCCCGAACAATACAAAGTGGATAAATGGCCTGAAATAGATGGCAAAAAAATTCCATGGGAAACCTGCCAAACCTTTTCCGGCTCATGGGGATATTACCGCGATGAATATACATGGAAAGACAACAAACAGTTGCTGGGTTTACTGATCGAATCAGTGAGTAAAGGAGGAAACCTGCTACTCAACGTTGGTCCGACTGCCCGTGGTGTTTTTGATGAGCGTGCCGACGTGGCACTGGAAAAAATGGGAGAATGGATGAAATTCAACAGCCGCTCCATATACGGTTGTACACAGGCGCCCAATGAATTTGAAGCGCCGGCAAATTCGCTGCTTACGTACAATCCCGAAACCAACCGTTTGTATATTCATTTGCTCGATTACCCATTGCAAAAACTGAGATTGCCCGGCTATAAAGGCAAAGTAAAATATGCCCAGTTTCTGCACGATGCTTCTGAAATCCGCATTTCAGAACCACGGCAGCACAACCGCGGTGGCGATGATCATTCAACCGGAGATCTGGATCTGAGTGTTCCGGTTGCCAAACCAAATGTTGAAATACCGGTTATTGAACTGTTCTTAAACTAA
- a CDS encoding RNA polymerase sigma-70 factor encodes MNLTDPDIFKKIKNGDLTAFSSLFDKTYTHLCFFANKYISDLDKSRSIVQQIFVDLWVKREKIKIHSSPKSYLYNTVKNRCIDYLRKENKIILGTESQENTKSVPFQDLVEEAELNDRINLAINQLPEKCREIFTLCRFDGLKYAEIAEKLNISVKTVEMQMGIALKKLRKNLSDYQSLILISLFLSKKN; translated from the coding sequence ATGAACCTAACGGATCCTGATATTTTCAAAAAAATAAAAAACGGTGATCTGACTGCATTCAGCAGTTTGTTCGACAAAACCTATACTCATTTGTGTTTTTTTGCGAATAAGTATATTTCGGATTTGGATAAGTCCCGGTCTATCGTACAACAAATTTTTGTTGATCTATGGGTAAAAAGAGAGAAAATAAAGATTCATTCGTCTCCAAAATCATATTTATACAATACTGTAAAAAACCGTTGTATCGATTATTTAAGAAAAGAAAACAAAATAATTTTAGGAACGGAATCTCAGGAAAATACAAAATCTGTTCCCTTTCAGGATTTAGTTGAAGAAGCGGAATTGAACGACCGTATCAATTTGGCCATTAACCAACTACCTGAAAAATGTCGTGAAATTTTTACGCTTTGTCGTTTTGATGGTTTAAAATATGCTGAAATTGCAGAGAAATTAAATATCTCCGTAAAAACAGTAGAAATGCAAATGGGAATTGCTCTAAAAAAATTGCGAAAAAACTTATCTGACTACCAATCACTTATACTTATCTCTTTATTTCTTTCAAAAAAAAATTAA